In Limisalsivibrio acetivorans, one genomic interval encodes:
- the murI gene encoding glutamate racemase has product MSVGVFDSGVGGLTVFRSVSAAFPELDLYYLGDTARVPYGNRSRETIIRYSMECAGHLINECGCSAVIVACNTASSFALEVLRERFSIPVLGVVRPGASRALSLSSAGRIGVIGTRATVRSSSYRNTLNEMNGRELDIIEKACPLFVPLVEEMLVEGEIPKLVVNSYLDEMVNDRGIDTLILGCTHYPVLKPLIQDIYPELRIVDSSEVIIEHMREAGLNGSEKGVRRLLVTDESPAFELLRNELAGDAETELIRLAQNIY; this is encoded by the coding sequence ATGTCAGTTGGAGTTTTCGATTCCGGTGTCGGCGGCCTTACGGTCTTCCGCTCCGTATCCGCAGCCTTTCCTGAGCTGGATCTGTACTACCTCGGCGACACCGCAAGGGTCCCCTACGGTAACAGATCCAGGGAAACCATCATCCGCTACAGCATGGAGTGCGCCGGTCATCTTATCAATGAATGCGGATGCAGCGCCGTTATCGTTGCATGCAACACCGCTTCCTCTTTCGCCCTTGAGGTTCTAAGGGAGAGGTTCAGCATACCCGTTCTGGGAGTTGTACGACCCGGTGCTTCAAGGGCGCTCTCCTTAAGCTCAGCAGGAAGGATTGGAGTTATCGGCACAAGGGCAACGGTGCGCAGCTCCTCATATAGAAACACGCTTAACGAAATGAACGGCAGGGAGCTGGACATAATAGAGAAGGCGTGCCCCCTCTTCGTACCTCTCGTGGAGGAGATGCTTGTGGAGGGGGAGATACCCAAGCTTGTTGTTAATAGTTATCTTGATGAAATGGTCAACGACAGGGGGATCGACACCCTCATCCTCGGCTGCACCCACTACCCTGTTCTCAAGCCCCTGATACAGGATATATACCCGGAACTCAGAATAGTGGACTCCTCCGAGGTTATCATTGAACATATGCGCGAGGCCGGTCTAAATGGTTCAGAGAAGGGTGTAAGAAGGCTTCTGGTAACCGATGAATCCCCAGCCTTTGAGCTCCTGAGAAATGAGCTCGCCGGTGATGCAGAAACCGAGCTCATAAGGCTTGCCCAGAATATTTACTGA
- a CDS encoding HD-GYP domain-containing protein has translation MKTEEKIHINELKPGMTVTKTDKQGLYFPFFDKEITDQRPINVLKNSGVSYVYILNEAEHDTEEETAEILGETYSQLLGKPVDKSDFIFTDAPGLSDIMEAKEVFGRAKESARKLLNTLRMGGKLDVAGARTLTREMVSYCSEKPKVFSTMTQLRVQDDYTFSHSLNVCIISIALGKRLGKGGKDLEKIGLAGLLQNIGMMKIPEAIVNKPDKLTDEEYTTIKKHVEIGAKMLQDAGFDKDIVTAVLHHHEKSDGSGYPYGLTERDISPIAKLTSIADVYDAVTSKKSYSEGKTPSEALKMIFSWSGRHFNETLVKFFINTVGIYPAGTVVLLDSQETGVVLEQGKGDLTKPKILIVKDTAGTIAHNPVVFDLGRMNIKTGKPLKKIISSINPKDAGISPEEVISSFTERYRKSMG, from the coding sequence ATGAAAACCGAAGAGAAGATACATATAAACGAACTTAAGCCCGGAATGACAGTTACCAAAACCGACAAACAGGGGCTTTACTTCCCGTTCTTCGACAAGGAAATCACCGATCAGCGCCCGATAAATGTACTCAAGAATTCCGGCGTATCATACGTTTACATCCTAAACGAGGCTGAACACGACACAGAGGAAGAGACCGCCGAGATCCTTGGTGAAACATACTCCCAGCTCCTTGGTAAGCCAGTTGATAAATCGGATTTCATCTTCACAGACGCACCCGGCCTTTCCGATATAATGGAGGCGAAGGAGGTTTTCGGCAGGGCGAAGGAATCCGCCAGAAAACTACTGAATACACTCCGGATGGGAGGCAAGCTCGATGTGGCAGGAGCCAGAACACTGACACGGGAGATGGTCTCCTACTGTTCGGAGAAACCCAAGGTTTTCTCAACAATGACCCAGCTTCGTGTTCAGGATGATTACACCTTCAGCCACTCCCTCAACGTCTGCATCATATCCATAGCCCTCGGCAAAAGGCTCGGTAAAGGGGGAAAGGATCTTGAGAAAATAGGTCTTGCCGGGCTTCTGCAAAACATCGGGATGATGAAGATACCAGAAGCTATAGTAAACAAGCCGGACAAACTCACAGACGAAGAATATACAACCATCAAAAAGCACGTGGAGATTGGTGCAAAAATGCTTCAGGATGCCGGCTTTGATAAGGATATCGTAACAGCCGTTCTGCACCACCACGAGAAGTCCGACGGCTCCGGCTATCCATACGGCTTAACCGAAAGGGATATATCACCCATTGCAAAGCTTACCTCAATCGCAGATGTCTACGATGCCGTAACCTCTAAGAAATCCTACAGTGAAGGCAAAACACCCTCCGAAGCACTCAAGATGATATTCAGCTGGTCGGGGAGGCACTTCAACGAAACCCTCGTTAAGTTCTTCATCAACACTGTGGGGATCTATCCGGCGGGAACCGTTGTTCTGCTTGATTCTCAGGAGACTGGCGTTGTTCTCGAACAGGGGAAAGGGGATCTAACAAAGCCGAAGATCCTCATCGTTAAGGACACCGCAGGAACAATAGCACACAACCCCGTTGTCTTTGATCTGGGAAGGATGAATATAAAGACAGGAAAACCGCTCAAGAAGATAATCTCAAGCATAAACCCCAAGGACGCCGGTATCTCTCCGGAGGAGGTTATAAGCTCCTTCACAGAGAGATACAGAAAGTCCATGGGCTGA
- the fliP gene encoding flagellar type III secretion system pore protein FliP (The bacterial flagellar biogenesis protein FliP forms a type III secretion system (T3SS)-type pore required for flagellar assembly.), producing the protein MTVFLLLLSTSAFAAEPLPLPSFTFGVEQGQNPQDVAVTLQIILFITILSLAPAILVLMTSFTRILIVFSFLRTAMGTQQMPPNQVLIGLTLFLTFFIMTPVFNQVYEEGLAPYFNEEITFNEMYERVRKPIREFMLYNTRREDVRVFLDISGTERPKTVDDIPDSVLLPSFVVSELQTAFQMGFMLYLPFLIIDFVVASVLLSMGMMMLPPIMISVPFKILLFVLVDGWGLIVTSLVKSFL; encoded by the coding sequence ATAACAGTTTTTCTGCTTCTTTTAAGCACATCCGCCTTCGCCGCAGAGCCTCTCCCCCTTCCGAGCTTCACCTTCGGGGTGGAACAGGGGCAGAACCCGCAGGATGTGGCCGTTACCCTGCAGATAATACTGTTCATAACCATTTTGAGCCTTGCACCTGCCATACTCGTGCTTATGACATCGTTCACGAGGATCCTCATCGTGTTCTCATTCCTCCGTACGGCCATGGGAACCCAGCAGATGCCCCCCAACCAGGTTCTTATTGGGCTTACTCTCTTTCTCACGTTTTTCATCATGACCCCGGTATTCAACCAGGTTTATGAGGAGGGTCTGGCACCGTATTTCAACGAAGAGATCACATTCAACGAGATGTATGAGCGGGTTCGTAAGCCGATACGTGAGTTCATGCTCTATAATACCCGTCGTGAGGATGTTCGTGTTTTCCTGGATATTTCTGGTACAGAGCGGCCTAAGACGGTTGACGATATCCCCGATTCGGTTCTGCTTCCATCCTTTGTGGTGAGTGAGTTGCAGACCGCATTCCAGATGGGCTTTATGTTGTATCTTCCGTTCCTTATCATAGATTTTGTTGTGGCGAGCGTTCTTCTCTCCATGGGTATGATGATGCTACCGCCGATTATGATCTCTGTTCCGTTCAAGATCCTGCTTTTCGTACTTGTGGACGGTTGGGGGCTTATCGTCACATCCCTTGTGAAGAGTTTCCTTTAA
- the pyk gene encoding pyruvate kinase, with amino-acid sequence MKHIHRKTKVVCTYGPSLDGEGKLREIIEAGLDVIRLNFSHGNQDAYREIIKKIRKTAEDCGREIAILQDLGGPKIRVGHIPEEGLRLVPGETAVLRSGEEYDGESIPVSYRYIADDVREGDRILLADGTMEMRVKSIEYERVHCEVIHGGRLFSKKGINLPTSNLRIPAITEKDRSDLKFGMEQGIDIVAVSFVQNEADVIEARKLINESGRSPYLIAKIEKPKAILEMEGILRHVDGIMVARGDLGVEMPHEEVPLVQKEIIDSAMKAGKVVITATQMLSSMVKNPRPTRAETSDAANAIMDGSDALMLSDETAVGEYPVESVKTLCAIALVTEKRCDQYCQGRVRSTYDGISLAIGSAAADIAKNLECSAIVTYTRTGFTAMGVSRYRPSLPVIALAPDVEAVRKMRLLWAVMPVISPEFTNTDNMFEFASKWCVENNIAFEGSRLVITAGFPLGKPGTTNLIKILEI; translated from the coding sequence TTGAAGCATATACACCGAAAAACTAAAGTAGTATGCACCTACGGTCCGTCCCTTGATGGGGAGGGTAAACTCAGGGAGATCATTGAGGCCGGTCTCGATGTTATACGTCTGAACTTTTCCCATGGGAATCAGGATGCCTACAGAGAGATTATCAAGAAAATAAGAAAAACAGCCGAGGACTGCGGAAGAGAGATTGCGATACTGCAGGACTTGGGCGGTCCCAAAATACGGGTGGGGCACATCCCCGAAGAGGGCCTGCGCCTTGTTCCCGGTGAAACAGCAGTGCTTAGATCTGGTGAGGAGTATGACGGGGAGAGTATCCCCGTGAGTTACCGCTATATAGCAGACGATGTTCGTGAGGGTGATAGGATACTCCTCGCCGATGGAACCATGGAGATGCGTGTTAAAAGCATCGAGTATGAAAGGGTCCACTGCGAGGTTATCCACGGTGGGAGGCTCTTTTCAAAGAAAGGTATTAACCTCCCCACATCAAACCTTCGCATTCCTGCTATCACGGAGAAGGACCGGAGCGATCTCAAGTTCGGCATGGAGCAGGGAATCGATATTGTTGCAGTCTCCTTTGTACAGAACGAGGCGGATGTTATCGAGGCGAGGAAGCTTATAAACGAATCTGGCCGCTCCCCCTATCTCATCGCTAAGATTGAGAAGCCGAAGGCTATCCTTGAGATGGAAGGAATACTTCGCCATGTGGACGGAATCATGGTTGCCCGGGGTGATCTGGGTGTTGAGATGCCCCATGAGGAGGTTCCCCTTGTGCAGAAGGAGATTATCGATTCTGCAATGAAGGCGGGGAAGGTTGTTATCACAGCTACTCAGATGCTCTCCTCTATGGTTAAGAACCCCAGGCCCACTAGAGCGGAAACCAGTGATGCGGCGAATGCCATCATGGACGGTAGCGATGCATTGATGCTCAGCGATGAAACAGCCGTGGGCGAGTATCCTGTGGAGTCTGTGAAAACCCTCTGCGCCATCGCTCTGGTCACGGAGAAGCGTTGCGACCAATACTGTCAGGGGAGGGTCAGGAGCACCTATGACGGGATATCCCTGGCCATAGGTAGTGCGGCGGCGGATATTGCCAAAAACCTGGAGTGTTCGGCCATTGTTACCTATACCAGAACAGGCTTTACAGCCATGGGTGTATCTCGCTACCGTCCATCCCTGCCGGTGATCGCCCTCGCCCCCGATGTGGAGGCAGTACGCAAGATGAGGCTGTTATGGGCGGTTATGCCGGTCATCTCGCCGGAATTCACAAATACAGACAACATGTTCGAGTTCGCATCGAAGTGGTGTGTTGAGAATAATATCGCTTTTGAAGGGTCCAGACTCGTTATAACCGCAGGCTTCCCCCTCGGAAAACCCGGAACCACGAACCTGATAAAGATACTCGAAATATAG
- the fliQ gene encoding flagellar biosynthesis protein FliQ, translating to MTSDMVITLLSESLKMAILIASPMLLSGLAIGLIVSIFQSVTQIQEMTLTFIPKILSVVGAVIIFSPWMLQKLVAFTVNLFSNLHAYIGR from the coding sequence ATGACTTCGGATATGGTTATCACCCTTCTTTCGGAATCGCTTAAGATGGCGATCCTTATTGCATCCCCCATGCTTCTTTCGGGGCTTGCCATTGGGCTTATTGTTAGTATCTTTCAGTCTGTTACCCAGATTCAGGAGATGACTCTTACCTTCATCCCCAAGATCCTATCCGTTGTTGGTGCGGTTATCATATTCTCGCCATGGATGCTTCAGAAGCTTGTGGCTTTTACGGTGAATCTCTTCTCCAATCTCCATGCGTATATAGGCAGGTAA